DNA sequence from the Scyliorhinus torazame isolate Kashiwa2021f chromosome 19, sScyTor2.1, whole genome shotgun sequence genome:
gacaggtacagcacggggttagatacagagtaaagctccctctacactgtccccatcaatcactcccaggacaggtacagcacagggttagatacagagtaaagctccctctacactgtccccatcaaacactcccaggacaggtacagcacggggttagatacagagtaaagctccctctacactgtccccatcaaacactcccaggacaggtacagcacggggttagatacagagtaaagcttcctctacactgtccccatcaaacactcccaggacaggtacagcacggagttagatacagagtaaagctccctctacactgtccccatcaaacactcccaggacaggtacagcacggggttagatacagagtaaagctccctctacactgtccccatcaaacactcccaggacaggtacagcacggggttagatacagagtaaagctccctctacactgtccccatcaaacactcccaggacaggtacagcacggggttagatacagagtaaagctccctctacactgtccccatcaaacactcccaggacaggtacagtacggggttagatacagagtaaagctccctctacactgtccccatcaaacaatcccaggacaggtacagtacggggttagatacagagtcaagctccctctacactgtccccatcaaacactcccaggacaggtacagcacggggttagatacagagtaaagctccctctacactgtccctatcaaacactcccaggacaggtacagcacggggttagatacagagtaaagctccctctacactgtccccatcaaacactcccaggacaggtacagcacggggttagatacagagtaaagcttcctctacactgtccccatcaaacactcccagaacaggtacagcatggggttagatacagagtaaagctccctctacactgaccccatcaaacattcccaggacatgtacagcacggggttagatacagagtaaagctccctctacactgtcctcatcaaacactcccaggacaggtacagcacggggttaaatacagagtaaagctccctctacactgtccccatcaaacactcccaggacaggtacagcacggggttagatacagagtaaagctccctctacactgtccccatcaaacactcccaggacaggtacagcacggggttagagacagagtaaagctccctctacactgtccccatcaaacactcccagaacaggtacagcacggggttagatacagagtaaagctccctctacactgaccccatcaaacattcccaggacaggtacagcacggggttagatacagagtaaagctccctctacactgtcctcatcaaacactcccaggacaggtacagcacggggttagatacagagtaaagctccctctacactgtccccatcaaacactcccaggacaggtacagcacggggttagatacagagtaaagctccctctacactgcccccatcaaacactcccaggacaggtacagcacggggttagatacagagtaaagctccctctacactgtccccatcaaacactcccaggacaggtacagcacggggttagatacagagtaacgctccctctacactgcccccatcaaacactcccaggacaggtacagcacggggttagatacagagtaaagctccctctacactgtccccatcaaacactcccaggacaggtacagcacggggatagatacagagtaaagctccctctacactgtccccatcaaacactcccaggacaggtacagcacggggttagatacagagtaaagctccctctacactgcccccatcaaacactcccaggacaggtgcagcacgggtttagatacagagtaaagctccctctacactgcccccatcaaacactcccaggacaggtacagcacggggttagatacagagtaaagctccctctacactgtccccatcaaacactcccaggacaggtacagcacggggttagatacagagtaaagctccctctacactgtccccatcaaacactcccaggacaggtacagcacggggttagatacagagtaaagctccctctacactgtccctatcaaacactcccaggacaggtacagcacgggtttagatacagagtaaagctccctctacactgcccccatcaaacactcccaggacaggtacagcacggggttagatacagagtaaagctccctctacactgtccccatcaaacactcccaggacaggtacagcacggggttagatacagagtaaagctccctctacactgcccccatcaaacactgccaggacaggtacagcacggggttagatacagagtaaagctccctctacagtgtccccatcaaacactcccaggacaggtacagcacggggttagatacagagtaaagctccctctacactgtccccatcaaacactcccaggacagggacagcacggggttagatacagagtaaagctcccactacactgtccccatcaaacactcccaggacaggtacagcacggggttagatacagagtaaagctccctctacactgtccccatcaaacactcccaggacaggtacagcacggggttagatacagagtaaagctccctctacactgtccccatcaaacactcccaggacaggtacagcacggggttagatatagattaaagctccctcgacactgtccccatcaatcactcccagcacaggtatagcacggggttagatacagagtaaagctccctctacactgtccccatcaaacactcccaggacaggtacagcacggggttagatacagagtaaagctccctctacactgtccccatcaaacactcccaggacaggtacagcacggggttagatacagagtaaagctccctctacactgtccccatcaaacactcccaggacaggtacagcacggggttagatacagagtaaagctccctctacactgtccccatcaaacactcccaggacaggtgcagcacggggttagatatagagtaaaactccctctacactgtcctcatcaatcactcccaggacaggtacagcacggggatagatacagagtaaagctccctctacactgtccccatcaaacactcccaggacaggtacagcacggggctagatacagagtaaagctccctctacactgtccccatcaaacactcccaggacaggtacagcacggggttagatacagagtaaagctccctctacagtgtccccatcaaacactcccaggacaggtacagcacggggttagatacagagtaaagctccctctacactgtccccatcaaacactcccaggacaggtacaggacggggttagatacagagtaaagctccctctacactgtccccatcaatcactcccaggacaggtactcctGGGGCGCGGCTCCCGACGACACGCGAGAATCTCGACACCATCCCAGAAAGGGGCCCCCCACACGCCCGTTTGATCGAGTGGCTAACCTCCCGCCTGCCGTGCCTTCGAcatccgccccctccaccctctgacgCAGCAGCGGCTGTGTGTACCGTCGACCAGACGCGCCGCTGCCACTCTCTCCTCAGACAGCATCTTCCACACCGGCCACCTCTACCCCCCTCGAGAGACAGCAGACGCACTGGGAACACCCAACTCCCCGTGAGTCCCCCTCCGGACCCCCCACACTACACACCACCCTAATTCAGACGCACATCCAAGTTCCCCCTGGAGGGCCAGGTAGAATTGGGGTAAAGACTCGGGTATTGTCTCCATTATTTCTGAAAGATACCCTACCTCCCCCTTGGAATTAGTCTCCTCTCTCCTTATAGCAACtaatatctctctctgcctctctccctttctctctgtctctctctctgtctctccctctctctgcctctcttctctctctctctgtctgcctctctttctccttccctctcttcctctctctctgtctctttcactctgtctctctctctgtctctctctctgtctctccctctctctgcctctctctctttctctctgtctcgccctcgctgcctctctttctctctcactgcgtgtgtctgtccatctcctGTATTGACATCAGTGGCTGGGTCTCTGCCTGACTCAGCGGGAAGTCAGGAATGTCTGGGATGGTGGTgggacggagcagagagagagagagagagagacagagagagtgagggagcgacgccGCAGGATCAGAAGTCTGTGGAGAAATCTCTGGCCAAACTGTGAACTCTCTCCGAGTCTAATTGAAGTCGGGCGAAGGTTGCGAAGGAAAGGGGGAGGACGCCGCGACGTGTTAGCGCCTTCGCACTCCACAACTGGTCTCCGAGAGGGTTTCGCGCTGTGCCGTTTTGCCAGCGAGACGGGCAGGGGGGCAGGGCCCAGTCGGAACGGCAATGGAGGCCATCAATGCTTCGGGATTCGTTGTCAACTCGTCGGAGGCCCACCCGCAATCTGGCGAGGGGTTGGCGGTGCCCGCGTTCATCGGCGGCGTCCTCTCGTTGATGTGCCTGGCAGGTGTGGTGGGTAACGCCTACACGTTGGTGCTGATGTGCCGGTCCCTGCGTTCGAGCGCCTCCATGTACGTCCACGTGGTCAACCTGGCGCTGGCGGACCTGCTCTACCTCTCCACTGTGCCGTTCATCGTCTACAACAGTCTGGTCAAGGACTGGGCCTTCGGCGAGGTGGGCTGCCGGGCCCTGCTGGCTCTCGATCTACTCACCATGCACGCCAGCATCTTCACCCTGGCCCTGATGAGCTGCGAGCGGCACGCCGCCGTCACGCGACCCCTGCAGGCCGCCACGGGGAGGGCCCGGGCCCCCCGCCGGCTGCTGGCGGCCCTGGTCTGGCTGCTCTCCTTCTGCCTGACACTGCCCATGATGGTGAGCATCCAGCTGGaggtgagggagctggaggagggagcgccGCGGCGCCTGTGCACCCCGGGCTGGAGCGAGGAGGACAACCGGCTGTACCTGACGCTGCTGTTCGGCACCAGCTTCCTCGGGCCCGGCCTACTCATCGGCTACCTGTACGCAGGCCTGGCTCGGGCCTACTGGCGGGCGCAGACCAGAGCCCCCATCCGCCGCTCGCCCAAGCTCAGGGTGGTGACCCTGGTCTTCGCCATCGTCCTGACCTACTGGGCCTGCTTCCTGCCCTTCTGGGTATGGCAGCTCTTCCTGCTCTACACGCCGTCCTTCCAACTCTCCTTCCGGGCCCAGAGCCGCATCAACGAGCTGGTGACCTGCCTGACCTACGGCAACAGCTGCGTCAACCCCTTCCTCTACACCCTGCTGACCAGGAACTACCGGCAGTACCTCCGGGGCCGGCAGAGGGCCACACAGCCCCCCTACTGCCACAGGACAGCCCCCGGGGCTACATTCCGCAAGGCCGAGGCGGCAGTGCCCAACCCGGAGCGGCGGCGCTCCAATCCCTCACCCGGGCTGTCGGGAGACGCCACCTTATAAAACCGAGGTAAGGCCATCACCCGGTTtatcgagggggtcggggtggtttatatatagaataactgatacccgggagtgagttactgactggaatctaatctaggggttcggtgtggtttatatatatagaataactgatacccgggagtgagttacagactggaatctaatctaggggttcggtgtggttaagaaaagaataacagatacctgggagtgagttccagactggaatctaatcgaggggttcggtgtggtttatatatagaataacagatacccgggagtgagttacaggctggaatctaatcgaggggttcggggtggtttatatatagaataacagatacccgggagtgagttacagactggaatctaatcgaggggttcggggtggtttatatatagaataacagatacccgggagtgagttacagactggaatctaatcgaggggttcggggtggtttatatatagaataacagatacccgggagtgagttacagactggaatctaatctaggggttcggtgtggtttatatatagaataacaggtacccgggagtgaattacagactggaatctaatcgaggggttcggggtggtttatatttagaataacagatacccgggagtgagttacagactggaatctaatctaggggtttggggtggtttatatatagaataacaggtacccgggagtgaattacagactggaatctaatcgaggggttcggggtggtttatatttagaataacagatacccgggagtgagttacagactggaatctaatcgaggggtacggggaggttgatatatagaataacagatacccgggagtgagttacagacaggaatctaatcgaggggtacggggaggttgatatatagaataacagatacccgggagtgagttacagacaggaatctaatcgaggggttcgggtggtttatatatagaataacagataccgggagtgagttacagactggaatctaatcgaggggttcagggtggttttatatatagaataacagatacccaggagtaaattactgactggaatctaatcgaggggttcaggggggtttatatatagaataacagatacccgggagtgagttacagactggaatctaatcgaggggttcagggtggttttatatatagaataacagatacccaggagtaaattactgactggaatctaatcgaggggttcaggggggtttatatatagaataacagatacccgggagtgagttacagactggaatctaatcgaggggttcagggtggttttatatagaataacagatacccgggagtgagttacagactggaatctaatcaaggggttcggggtggtttatatatagaataacagatacccgggagtgagttacagactggaatctaatcgaggggttcagggtggttttatatatagaataacagatacccaggagtaaattactgactggaatctaatcgaggggttcaggggggtttatatatagaataacagatacccgggagtgagttacagactggaatctaatcgaggggttcagggtggttttatatagaataacagatacccgggagtgagttacagactggaatctaatcaaggggttcggggtggtttatatatagaataacagatacccgtgagtgagttacagactggaatctaattgagttgatcggggtggtttttatatagaataacag
Encoded proteins:
- the LOC140395885 gene encoding urotensin-2 receptor-like — encoded protein: MEAINASGFVVNSSEAHPQSGEGLAVPAFIGGVLSLMCLAGVVGNAYTLVLMCRSLRSSASMYVHVVNLALADLLYLSTVPFIVYNSLVKDWAFGEVGCRALLALDLLTMHASIFTLALMSCERHAAVTRPLQAATGRARAPRRLLAALVWLLSFCLTLPMMVSIQLEVRELEEGAPRRLCTPGWSEEDNRLYLTLLFGTSFLGPGLLIGYLYAGLARAYWRAQTRAPIRRSPKLRVVTLVFAIVLTYWACFLPFWVWQLFLLYTPSFQLSFRAQSRINELVTCLTYGNSCVNPFLYTLLTRNYRQYLRGRQRATQPPYCHRTAPGATFRKAEAAVPNPERRRSNPSPGLSGDATL